CTCCACAACGTGGCTCTGGGACACAGATCTCTGTTGCTGCCTTGGATCAAACATCACAGAAAgcatgcaggaaaagcaggcagagaaTCTTTTGGCTTTCTAGGTGCCCCTTCTTAATAGGCTTGACAATTTCGGGCCGAGAATGACAGAGCCTTGtggaaaaatacttcaaatggTCACTTCTCATGACCTTTTGGATTTTCCAAAGGCTACAACTCTTTTCCTACCTCGTGGGTCGtaggctgggggctgctgctccctgtggagaTGCTGGAAGCTGCAGGGCGGGATCCTGAGCACCTCCCGGTCGATCGGAGGCAGCTGCCCCCCGCAGAGCTCCTGGAAGCGGCTGCGGGGCCCCTCCCGCCCGAGCGGCAGCAGCGGCTCCCCGTGGAAAGCGAGCAACTCGCAGGGCGGGACCCGTAGCACCTCCCGCTCGGCGGGCAGCGGCTGCTCCCCATAGAGCTCCCGGAAGCGGCTCGGCCCCTCCCGCCGGGCCGGCACCGGCCGGTCCCTGTGCAGCAGGTGGAAGCTGCAGGGCGGGCGCCGGGCGAGCAGCGGCCGCTCCCCGGGGGGCTGCTGGaagcggccgggccggggacTGCGCAGCTCCCGCCCGTCCGGCAGCGTCCgttccctgtgcagcaggaggaagccGCTGGGCGGGCGcccgggcggcagcggcggccgctCCCTGGAGAGCGGCTGGAAGCGACTGCGCCCGTCCCGCCCGTCCGGCAGCGGCCGCGccccggggagctgctgggagccgCAGGGCGGGCGCCTGCGGCCCTcctgccccgccgccggccgccgccTGTTGGCCGCGCTCCGGCGCCTGATGCGGAGCAGGAGGTCGGGGCGGTCGCGGCGAAAGCAGGGGTTGCTGTAGTGGAGCCAGGTCCCGGCATCGCCCGGCGCAGCCGAGCCAACCCAGCCCGGCACCTTGTGGAAGCCGTAGCGGTAGAGCTGGCGCACGAAGCTGCGGAACTGCGTGGCCCTGAAGGTGTGCGGGGCCGGCCCCTGGGCGTCGCCCGGGCT
This sequence is a window from Vidua chalybeata isolate OUT-0048 chromosome Z, bVidCha1 merged haplotype, whole genome shotgun sequence. Protein-coding genes within it:
- the LOC128782113 gene encoding uncharacterized protein LOC128782113, which encodes MAELPLPAGLSASTFPAKLWRLVNSPRVHSVRWDSRARGLLIDRSLFERELLSPGDAQGPAPHTFRATQFRSFVRQLYRYGFHKVPGWVGSAAPGDAGTWLHYSNPCFRRDRPDLLLRIRRRSAANRRRPAAGQEGRRRPPCGSQQLPGARPLPDGRDGRSRFQPLSRERPPLPPGRPPSGFLLLHRERTLPDGRELRSPRPGRFQQPPGERPLLARRPPCSFHLLHRDRPVPARREGPSRFRELYGEQPLPAEREVLRVPPCELLAFHGEPLLPLGREGPRSRFQELCGGQLPPIDREVLRIPPCSFQHLHREQQPPAYDPRATSDTSAPSAPSSSAGCAASMASSSAWNAPEEKEWPPVDLGFAVEQMIQEIRRSLPERSPSAQGNINVAPESSGGEPVNRAAAEETSSGTESCGNSSPEPEELDPV